The following nucleotide sequence is from Pedobacter sp. PACM 27299.
TCCGACTCGGCTACACTAACGAAAAGCGATTACCTCAGCCATCTTGAAAAAGTATTTGAAACGGTTAATAAAGTTCCTGTTACGGTAGGCTCCTTTAAGAAGCTGACACCCATAGCCGCGCATTTAACACAGGATGAAGCTGCCCTTGCTTTACTTAAAAGCAGGCTCAATCAAAGTGATAGAACGCCGAACCTGCAAAATCTGCAGATGGATCAGACTTTATTGAAAGAGCTTCAAATTAACAATAAGGATTGCCTGACGGATCTCGAAGAATATGAAAAAGAATTAAGGGAACTAAAAACAGAAATTCTTAACCTGCGCAAGGATACGGTGCTGATTAAACTTTTTACGCTGCCCTCGATGCGTACGCTGTTTAAAGACGAATTTGCAGAGCTGGAGAAAAAACACCTGGTCATGGATAGCCTCCTAAAAACAACCACGTTATCCATAAATAACCTGCAGGCAAGAACTTCAGCGAACCTGATCAACATTAAAGAACTGATGTACCTGACGGACAGACAGCTCGATGCAGTGAGTATCAAAGCTTTCGGGAAAGAACGACGTTACCTTTGGGAGTCTGCAACGAGTAACAATAGAGGTGTTGGCTTTCGTAAGTTCATCAATGGTGAGCAGGAAATATCAGCTTATTACTTCGTTTATACGCGCAGCAGCCGCATTTTATTGATCTTTACCTGCTTGACTTTCTTCTTCTGGGTATTCTTTAATTTCAGGAGCATGAAGCGGCACGACCGATTGGAAGCGCTCGACGATTTCTCCTTGCTGAATCCCCATCCCTACCTGATTACCTTTATCATGCTGTTTACCCTAGCACCGATATTCGACCTCAAGGCACCGGCATTATACATCGAGTCTGTACAGATTATACTCGCGATTTTACTGACATTTTTCTTCCGTAAAAGGCTTTCATCAAAGTTGTTTTACTATTGGTGCATCTTTGCAGTACTCCTGTTAGCGCCTGTTTTTCTCCGTTTATTAGGGATGCCTCCAAGATTTCAGCGCTGGCTCCTAATGTTCCTAAGCATCAGTTCTACGGCTTACGGAACCATCATTTTAAGGAAATTGGATGAGCAGGAAAAAAGATATAGAATGATCCTGGTGACTGGGTATATTTACACGATCTTCGCCTTCATTGCTATATTTTGCAATCTTTTCGGCCGCTTCACACTGACCCAGATTTTCTATTCCACAGGTGTCAATTCTTTGTTGAATGCCATTTCCTTAACCATCCTGGCTAAAGTATTGGTGGAAGCCTTTTTACTTCAAATGAAAAGCAGCAGGATTCGTAAAGGTTACCCTGAATATTTCGATTGGCACCCAGTGATTTCAGGTCTTAAAAGGATTACAGGGATTGGTGCAACCATCATTTGGTTCGTGATATTCACCACCAACCTTAATATTTTCAATGGCCTGTATGAGTCTTTAATGGAAGTGCTTATAGAAAAACGAACGATTGGGAACTTCTCCTTTACCTTTGGTGGCATCGTCCTGTTTTTAGGCATCATCTGGACCGCCAACTTTTTACAGAAATACATTGCCTATTTCTTTGGAGATACTGGCGATGATGATATTGAAGACAATAAAGGGCAGCGTTCAAAATTACTGATTACACGTCTGATACTGCTCATTGGGGGATTCATGATCGCGGTTGCCGCATCAGGACTTCCAATTGACAAGATTACCGTCATCCTTGGTGCCCTTGGTGTGGGTATCGGACTAGGTTTACAAAATATAGTGAGCAATTTCGTATCCGGGATCATCCTTATTTTTGATAAGACTATCCGGATTGGAGATGTGGTAGAATTGAGTAATAAAAAAGGAAGAGTGAAAGAGATTGGTGTTCGTGCCAGCACACTCCTTACCGAAGAAGGTGCAGAGGTTATTATTCCTAATGGCGCAATTTTATCGAACAACATCATCAACTGGACGCTGAGCAACAATCAGATGCGCATAGACATTTCTTTAACGATTGCTAAGCCTTTCAATTCAACCGAGGTAGTGAATCAGATCAGGGATATTATTATCAATAACAACAACGTCTTTATCAATAAAGAACCGGTGATCATGATCAGTCCGGTGAGTAAGCTGAACAGCAATATAAAAATATACTTCTGGTGCAAGGACATTTCCAATGCGGATATGACCAGAAACATCGTTATTGCACAGATATTTGAAGCCTTTGAAGAGAAAGAAATTGAGATCGTATAAGCCACTGCAGGTGTGAATTATGATTTTCTGTTCCTGATCCGGCTTAAAGAAACAGCGGTAATGCCTAAATACGTCGCAATATAGTGCTGAGGTACACGCAAAAGAATTTGTGGATGCCGCTCCAGTAATTCCTGGTATCGCTTCTGGGGACTATCCTTGATGCGGGAAAGAAAAAGATGCTGATACCACAAAAGCCTGTCGAATGTATGGTCTTCTATTTTCTTTCTGACTTCCGCTGAGTTTTCCATTATCATGAGGAAGTGATTTCTGCTCAGGTAAAATAACGTGCAGGGCTCTATGGTTTCGACATTGAACTGACTCGGAGCCAGGTTTTTAAAACTCTCTATGGAAGCAATGCTTTGATTTTCAAAGAAAAACTGGCAAGTGACTTCTTTACCATCATTATTAAACCATATTCGAATACAGCCTTTTTTAATAAAGTAAATTTTATTGGCTATTGCCCCTTCCTTTAATAGGACCGTCTTAGCAGGCAGTTCCACTGTCTCAAAAAGATCCTGATATTTCTCCCAGTCCGGTATATTCATCATTTAGCTCAATGGTAGTTATAAATATTTTAAATATGATGATGATCAGGCCGAAGCTATCAAAATCTTGCTACACCTACCAATGAACAAAGCTAGGAAACATTTTTTTTCCTATTATAATTTAAAACAGTTAAACTACATTAAAACACTCACCATCAACACCTAAAGAACCCATATAAATAGTAAGAAAACATCTCATCCCCCTATCTTATGAAAACACCTTTACTTAAGAACATTCTCCTGTTCTTATTTGTTCTAGGTACCCTCAAAGTCGCAGCTGAAGGTAGTAAAGAACTCACGGCCAAAGTTGGCGAAACGCTATATTTAGGTTCCAGTGCACAAGGGATTAGTTCAAAATCCAAATAGCTGGTACATTGAGGCTTTCGATGTTTCTGTAAAAGGCCTTGGTCAGACAGTTGTACCGGTACGTGCGTTCATGAATTTGTTTTCCGCTAATGCCTCTAATGTTGCCAACAATTACGGCTCATTTAATGGTGTTTTCAATCTGCTCACAAGAGATGGTTATAAAAATACAGTAAACACCAATGGAATGCAGGGCGCCGCATTTCAGTTTTTTGTCAACAATAAAGGATTCAGAGATGGTGCTGGAAATGCTCTATATAAAAGTGTAAAGGGAATTGGCACCACATCCAGCGCAATTCCGGTTCAAAATCCAACAGCGCCTGATGATGCAACCAATGTAACCCATAAGTTATTTTTTAATGCCCCTTTGGGTGATCTCCCAGCTTCGGCACCATCAGCGTCAGGCCCAGTTTGGCTGGTCAATTCTATCGTTCATCCGATACTCAGTGCACTTAGTTTTAGAGGGATTGACGGAACGCCAAATCAGGCAGGAACCCACAGATCAATGGAAATAATCCCCACAACAAACAGTACTGAGATGATACAGATATTCCAAACATAGGCATCCCCTCCAACCCCAAAAGAAATCTGGCAGGGATCAATAGCAGTACCAATGGCCATATCTGGAGTAATATCGGAGGGCTAATTTCGGAGATGATAATGGCATGGACAGCTGGGCATATATCCCAATTACGCCATTAATGAACCTTTTAGCCTTTCGCATTTTGGATACAGATCTGGAAGTAGTTTCCATCACTAGTTATCCCACTTCAATTTGTGAAGGAAAAGCCGCTAGTTTTGTAGTTACAGTAAGAAATAATGGTCCTGATCATGTGTTAGGAGCCAAATTTCATCTGGATTTGCCTGCCGGACTTACCGGCAGCACCGTTACGCCATTAGTAACTGCAGGTAAAGCGCTGCTCAACTCTTCTAACCTTACTGCTGCAGCTTATGACGCCACATTGAACATGAACAATGCCGCAAAGCTGACATTTACCATTAATGCGACTGTTTCTACCTTACCTACCCCAACAAATCCTGATGCTGCTATATCCACCGATCCAGACCAGGAATGCAATGCAGTACCATCCGGACCAGGGTGTAACAACATCAAAGATGTGCAGATCAACGTTATACCCGAAGCTTAATGCTCTAGCCTTCTGAAGCCTAATTCTTAATCAAATGAAGTGTCTTTATGCAATTTCCCAAATCGCTGTTCCTGCATTCGGTCATAGTCTTTCACATAATCCGGGTGTTCCGTTTTCATCCACCTGTCCCATACCCTTAAATACAATCCATAATTCCCTTTAAACTTCTGATGGTGCAGGTTATGAAAAGTAGAGGTATTTACGATTTCGAATAAGAACGTATTTCGGAAACCTTTGGGCATAATTTCATAGCCCAAATGTCCGTATACGTTGATGATAAAAGAGGATAAGGCGAACAGCGCCAAGGTGATTGGATGCAAAGGCATGGCGAAAACCAATACAATCATCACTGCTCCTTCTGCTATGGCTTCCAAAAAATGAAAAGAATAAGACGTCCAAGGAGAAGGATTGGTAGATTGATGGTGGACCAGATGTGTGGTCTTAAACAACCTTTTATGGTGTAAAATCCGGTGCATCCAGTAGAAATAAGTGTCATGAACCAATAAGGTCAGCAACAGACTTACCGGAATCCACCATATCGGATATGCATGTAAATCGGTATAGATGAAGGTGTATCCACGAATTCCTTCGGAGAGCGCGATGATGGCCATGATGGCCAGCACGAGACTAGACACTGAAGAATGTAGAATTTCCCGCAGGAAATCGGCCTTACCCGCCAGCTTACCTTGGATCTTATTTCGCAGCAGGTTTTTGGGAAAAAGCAGGTAAAAAACTAAAAAAAAGATACCTGCGATGGTAAAATATCTACCTATAGTGAGGAGAAATGCCCAGCTAATATTTTCAAGCAATTGGTTCATATTATTTACGTTTTCTGCGAATCAGGATTACCAGTCCGAGAAGGAAAAATACACCTGGGATTACGCCATAATAAATTATTTGTAAGATTTTTGTACTGATCTTAGTCAGCGTTGTTACATTGTCTTTAGGATCGGGCCTGCTCGTATCTATCGGGAATTCTCCGTAGGCGAACCATTTGAAAATACCTAAAGCAAAACCGCTGTTCATAGTCTGCATATTCATCCTTGAAAGTTCCGCATTGCTTAAAAAGTCGGCATCTCCGGAAACCATGATTCTTTGTTCTTTATGCTCGCGATTTCTGGTCAGCATCAAAGCAGTAGGAAAGCTTCCTTTCTGATCACCTGCCTTTGCATTAAATACTGCTGCTGCCGAATCCAATACCAGTTTTCCATTTTTCAGCCAGCTGCTTTCCGGGTTGGTCATCAACAAAGGATGAGCGGTAAAAGATCCTTCAGGATTATAGGCTAAAGCTGCTGCTCCTGGCATAGACACCACCCATTTCCGTAGATAATAAGGCTGTAATTCCGGAGTCATCGCTGCTGCGGCAGCTGCTAAATTTGGCGTAACCAGATCATTTGAAAAATCTTTGCTCTCTTGAACCAAGGTTCCTTTCAGCATCTTCACACCCAGGGAATCCAGTAGGGGATTGATCACGCTTTGTTTACCAGCCTCTCCGGCAAGCATCAGGTTCCCACCCTGATCGATGTATTTCTGGATTTTAGTCATAGCCCGCGTACTAAAAGCCACTTTAGGATCTGCAATTACCAATGCCGCAATACCTGCAGGAATCTCTGCATTTTCTAAAGACACACTGTCTACATCGAATCCCTGATTCACCATTGAGCCTCTGCTTAACTTTGTATTTGCCAAAGTTTTATAATCTCTGTCCCCTATTTTATTCATGCTGCGCTGATAACCGTCCGTTGCAAAAACAATTTTCGGCGCATTTACAATCAGTCGTTTTAAGGCAGCACCAGTTTCTGCTTCTTTCGGCCAGAAATAGCTGTCAGGAGAAAAAGTACGCAAGAACGTAGTTTTACCCTTATACTTTAGCTGCATCACTACTCTTGCATTTTCACCTTCCAGGTTAATCTGCTCTTTAATTTCTGCAGGCGTCAAAAATTTGCGCAGGTCTAGTTTATTCAGGTTAGACATAAACATTACGTAATGACTAAAAGTAAAATTCTGCTGTTTCAATTGTGCTGTGATCCCGGGGATACTATCGTAATAGTACACCCAATTTAACTTAATATTGGGTTTAAAACGTAGGTAAGGCTCCCATCTGGCAATATCTGCAATCCGCTGATTCGGTTTCGCCTGGTTGTAAGAATCTTCCAGACCGTTGATGTATTCGGTCATTTCCACCGGCTCGTCACCCATTTTTTTAAGGATTTCCTGCGTGTTTTTACTGATGGTATTCTGTTTGGTGGCGGTGGCATCGTAATAACCAATCATCTGCTGACGGGAGCTGACATAAGTGATCGTTAAACCGACCAATACAATCAAAGTATATCGCATCACTTGCTGCAACACGGTTTTCGATACCCGTTCCAATTCCAATTTAGTAATCGTTAAAGCAAGAAACATCCCGGAAATCACCAGGTAATAAATGACATCCCGGCTATTCAGCAATCCAGACATCATTCTTGCCGTACGGTCCGGCATAGACAGACTATGGGTCAGGTCACGAATAAAATCGATCCCCTGTCCTATTCTGCCAATGTAGTTCATAAAGGCCAGCACTACAAAAGTGCTGATCGCAGCTACCGCCTGATAGTTCGTTAAGCTGGATACAAAGATCCCTATGGCTGCAAAAGTGTTGAGCATTAAATAAATGGCCAGTAAAGCCACAAAAATATGTGGGTAGTCAAAATTCGGGATATAAATCGCACCGACCAATATAAACAGGCAAATCACGGCGATGATCATGAGGTTATACACCATCATGGCCAGAAATTTTCCATAGATCACCTGGCTTAGTTTCACTGGAGAAGAATACAGCAGTTTTATACTTCCACTACTGGTTTCCCTACTGATGATGCCCATGGTAATCAATGGAATATAGAGGTACAATTTATCCAGAATACCACTAAGCACACCGAAATATTCCGGATTGATAAATAGCTTATCTGTGAGCGCGCTGAGTCCTGCTCCGCGTGCTAAATCTGGTAATCTGGGGGTAAAACCCATACTCATCTGTACGAATAAGATGAGCAGCATGAGCCAGGCAATTGGTGAATAAAATAGCAGGCTAAGTTCCAGCCTGGCTATTTGTATAATTTTCTTCATAGGGTTATCATCAAGGGTTAGTTTTTTCAGGCATTAAAACCAGTTTCACATAGTTTTTATCCTGAATGTATTTTGCAGCTGCTTCCTGAACAGATTTTGTACTGATGCCATTTAAAGCATTCCCATATTCAAAAAACTGGTTCAGGGATTCATTGTTCATCACTTGCGAAGCCAGGTAATCCATCCAGAATTCATTGTTCCTGGCCCCTGTTTCGAGTCCAACTTTACGTGCAGCTTTAAACTTCTGCAAGTTTTCTGCGGAAGGGCCTGATGTTCTCATTTTATTGAGTTCATCTTGTACTGATGCGTTCAGTTTCTCTACATTCTTTGGCGCACAATCGAAAGAGATGACCAATGCAAACCTGCTTTTCGGATATTTAGATAAACTAAGCTGCACATTTGGGGTATAAGTTCCGCCCTCCTGATCACGAAGACGCTGCGTCAGACTAATAGTTAAAGCATCCGCTATTGCATTCATTTTAATTGTGTTCTCAAAATTGTAGTCGAAATCACCTGAATACGCCAGAATTACACTTGACTTCTGTTCTGTGCCTTTATACACGGTTTTAGCAATCCTTCCGGCAGGAATGTTAATTCCAAGATCCTTTGCCTTTTCAACGACCCTTGTCGAAGGCAGGGAGCCCAGGTATTTTTCCAATAATGGTTTCAGTTTTTCGGCTGCTATATTTCCTACAAAAAGGAAGGTAAAAGCTGCTGCATTGCCAAAACGTGCTTTATAAATTTCAAAAGCACGGTCTAGCTGTATGGCTTCCAGGCGACTGATACTTTGTGGTTTTTTACGGCTGCTGTAATTTCCCAAAACCAGGTTCACAGTGTCCATAAACACTTGCGATCGGTTATCTTCTTTATTGATCAGCTGCTCTTTAGCTCTTCCGATGAGTGTCTGAAAAGACTCCTCATCCTTACGGGGTTCCATAAAATAAGCATGCAGCAACTCCAGCGCAGCTGGCAAATCTTCTGTAGTGGTACTGCCATTAAATCCCTGATACTGATCCAGGATAAAGGGGCTCAGCTGCACCTTTCTTCCGGTCATAATTTTCCCCAGCTGCAGGGCATCATAATTACCAGCTCCTGCAGCAGCTACGATATTCGCTGCATTCAGGGCACTTTCGTAATCTGCATCTCCAGATAAAGAAGTTCCGCCTGCAGCAAAGCCTTTGATCAGAATCTGATCATTTTGAAAGTCTGTTTTTTTCAACAATACCGTCATGCCATTGCTCAACTTGATCTTTTGAAGATCAGCTGGTTTAATTTCCTCTATAGCAGTAATCTTTCCTGGAACAGGTTCTTTTTTAAGCACTGGAAGGTCTAATTCCTCTTCTTCTACAGGAGGCAGATTTTGCGCATATACGCTTTCTATCCATTTCAGCAGGGTCGCTTCATCCGGAAGAAATGTTTTATTGTAAGCAGAAGATTTCACAATGATGTCCCGATCCTCAGCTTTCATATACGCCTTCATCAGGTTATTGATTTCATCTAATGAAACCTCAGGCAGTAATTCTTTCGTCAGTTCTGCCTCTTGAACGATCCCTGGAGCAGCATTACCTGTTAGAAAATGCTGGAGATAGGGTTTGATCAGTACTTCAGAACTGGTCTTATCTTTTTCTCTCAAAGCTTCATCCATTTGGAACTGGTAGGCTTTTTTCACCCTTCCCAATTCTGATTTTGTAAAACCTTGTTCTTCCATCTGACGAAGTTCCAGCCATATACTTTTCAATGCCTGTTCGGTCTCTCCTGGCTTAGTGCTTAGGTTGACAGAGAAGGAAGTTATCCCCCCAGAAAGCGGCGTAAAACCGACAATCGGTAATCTTCTAAACCGAATACTCACCAGCTCTGCCAGCAATCTCTGTTTCAAATCTCCAAGGTAATCTGCCTTTGTCCTGATCGTATCCGCCAGCTGTTTCTTCATGATCTCTAGAGAGACTCCAGAAAATTCTGAGTCTATGAACTGCATATATTGGTTTTTACCCGTCAGGCTGACGCGATAGGCCGGACGTGCTGTTGCTTTTTCCGGGTTTTTCAAGTCTGAAAATTTGGCCTTGATGTCTTTCTCCATCTG
It contains:
- a CDS encoding mechanosensitive ion channel family protein; amino-acid sequence: MTERHFFSISIRHTIALLLALCLSIPAFAQKNKHTDQDHQDISILSDSATLTKSDYLSHLEKVFETVNKVPVTVGSFKKLTPIAAHLTQDEAALALLKSRLNQSDRTPNLQNLQMDQTLLKELQINNKDCLTDLEEYEKELRELKTEILNLRKDTVLIKLFTLPSMRTLFKDEFAELEKKHLVMDSLLKTTTLSINNLQARTSANLINIKELMYLTDRQLDAVSIKAFGKERRYLWESATSNNRGVGFRKFINGEQEISAYYFVYTRSSRILLIFTCLTFFFWVFFNFRSMKRHDRLEALDDFSLLNPHPYLITFIMLFTLAPIFDLKAPALYIESVQIILAILLTFFFRKRLSSKLFYYWCIFAVLLLAPVFLRLLGMPPRFQRWLLMFLSISSTAYGTIILRKLDEQEKRYRMILVTGYIYTIFAFIAIFCNLFGRFTLTQIFYSTGVNSLLNAISLTILAKVLVEAFLLQMKSSRIRKGYPEYFDWHPVISGLKRITGIGATIIWFVIFTTNLNIFNGLYESLMEVLIEKRTIGNFSFTFGGIVLFLGIIWTANFLQKYIAYFFGDTGDDDIEDNKGQRSKLLITRLILLIGGFMIAVAASGLPIDKITVILGALGVGIGLGLQNIVSNFVSGIILIFDKTIRIGDVVELSNKKGRVKEIGVRASTLLTEEGAEVIIPNGAILSNNIINWTLSNNQMRIDISLTIAKPFNSTEVVNQIRDIIINNNNVFINKEPVIMISPVSKLNSNIKIYFWCKDISNADMTRNIVIAQIFEAFEEKEIEIV
- a CDS encoding Crp/Fnr family transcriptional regulator, yielding MMNIPDWEKYQDLFETVELPAKTVLLKEGAIANKIYFIKKGCIRIWFNNDGKEVTCQFFFENQSIASIESFKNLAPSQFNVETIEPCTLFYLSRNHFLMIMENSAEVRKKIEDHTFDRLLWYQHLFLSRIKDSPQKRYQELLERHPQILLRVPQHYIATYLGITAVSLSRIRNRKS
- a CDS encoding DUF11 domain-containing protein, translated to MNLLAFRILDTDLEVVSITSYPTSICEGKAASFVVTVRNNGPDHVLGAKFHLDLPAGLTGSTVTPLVTAGKALLNSSNLTAAAYDATLNMNNAAKLTFTINATVSTLPTPTNPDAAISTDPDQECNAVPSGPGCNNIKDVQINVIPEA
- a CDS encoding sterol desaturase family protein — protein: MNQLLENISWAFLLTIGRYFTIAGIFFLVFYLLFPKNLLRNKIQGKLAGKADFLREILHSSVSSLVLAIMAIIALSEGIRGYTFIYTDLHAYPIWWIPVSLLLTLLVHDTYFYWMHRILHHKRLFKTTHLVHHQSTNPSPWTSYSFHFLEAIAEGAVMIVLVFAMPLHPITLALFALSSFIINVYGHLGYEIMPKGFRNTFLFEIVNTSTFHNLHHQKFKGNYGLYLRVWDRWMKTEHPDYVKDYDRMQEQRFGKLHKDTSFD
- a CDS encoding Gldg family protein — its product is MKKIIQIARLELSLLFYSPIAWLMLLILFVQMSMGFTPRLPDLARGAGLSALTDKLFINPEYFGVLSGILDKLYLYIPLITMGIISRETSSGSIKLLYSSPVKLSQVIYGKFLAMMVYNLMIIAVICLFILVGAIYIPNFDYPHIFVALLAIYLMLNTFAAIGIFVSSLTNYQAVAAISTFVVLAFMNYIGRIGQGIDFIRDLTHSLSMPDRTARMMSGLLNSRDVIYYLVISGMFLALTITKLELERVSKTVLQQVMRYTLIVLVGLTITYVSSRQQMIGYYDATATKQNTISKNTQEILKKMGDEPVEMTEYINGLEDSYNQAKPNQRIADIARWEPYLRFKPNIKLNWVYYYDSIPGITAQLKQQNFTFSHYVMFMSNLNKLDLRKFLTPAEIKEQINLEGENARVVMQLKYKGKTTFLRTFSPDSYFWPKEAETGAALKRLIVNAPKIVFATDGYQRSMNKIGDRDYKTLANTKLSRGSMVNQGFDVDSVSLENAEIPAGIAALVIADPKVAFSTRAMTKIQKYIDQGGNLMLAGEAGKQSVINPLLDSLGVKMLKGTLVQESKDFSNDLVTPNLAAAAAAMTPELQPYYLRKWVVSMPGAAALAYNPEGSFTAHPLLMTNPESSWLKNGKLVLDSAAAVFNAKAGDQKGSFPTALMLTRNREHKEQRIMVSGDADFLSNAELSRMNMQTMNSGFALGIFKWFAYGEFPIDTSRPDPKDNVTTLTKISTKILQIIYYGVIPGVFFLLGLVILIRRKRK
- a CDS encoding M16 family metallopeptidase is translated as MKRSLTSLKVSIRPFKNLLYNRIMFIKYKYLSFLFLAALCIPFACKTSQDGQPLLLDPELRMGKLPNGFTYYIRKNKTPEKRVTMYLANKVGSILETDQQRGIAHFVEHMNFNGTKHFPKKELSNYLEKSGVRFGADINANTGFDETVYQLPLPSDHPELLANGLQIMRDWAQDANMEAEDVERERHVILEEKRFRQGIAQRLQEKSLPFYTNNSRYGSRLPIGIEEVLLKVTPEEIRSFYKEWYRPDLQAILVVGDVDVDQMEKDIKAKFSDLKNPEKATARPAYRVSLTGKNQYMQFIDSEFSGVSLEIMKKQLADTIRTKADYLGDLKQRLLAELVSIRFRRLPIVGFTPLSGGITSFSVNLSTKPGETEQALKSIWLELRQMEEQGFTKSELGRVKKAYQFQMDEALREKDKTSSEVLIKPYLQHFLTGNAAPGIVQEAELTKELLPEVSLDEINNLMKAYMKAEDRDIIVKSSAYNKTFLPDEATLLKWIESVYAQNLPPVEEEELDLPVLKKEPVPGKITAIEEIKPADLQKIKLSNGMTVLLKKTDFQNDQILIKGFAAGGTSLSGDADYESALNAANIVAAAGAGNYDALQLGKIMTGRKVQLSPFILDQYQGFNGSTTTEDLPAALELLHAYFMEPRKDEESFQTLIGRAKEQLINKEDNRSQVFMDTVNLVLGNYSSRKKPQSISRLEAIQLDRAFEIYKARFGNAAAFTFLFVGNIAAEKLKPLLEKYLGSLPSTRVVEKAKDLGINIPAGRIAKTVYKGTEQKSSVILAYSGDFDYNFENTIKMNAIADALTISLTQRLRDQEGGTYTPNVQLSLSKYPKSRFALVISFDCAPKNVEKLNASVQDELNKMRTSGPSAENLQKFKAARKVGLETGARNNEFWMDYLASQVMNNESLNQFFEYGNALNGISTKSVQEAAAKYIQDKNYVKLVLMPEKTNP